The region CATAAGCAATAGCATGCAGACCACGCTCTGAGTGAAACTTCTGTTCAATATAGAAATATTTGTGATCCCAGCCAACTAACCGCGTTGATACTGTAAACTCTTGCAGTGGCTTGATGTCACGAATATAAGTGATCGCGGTGGCATTCACGATGGGGAACCAGCGACGTTTCATAATCGCACTAAATAGCCCCACCCGCTCAGTCATCCAGGTACGCGCTAAATCCATCATGGCAAGGTAACGCGAATTAGTCAGGTGTAAATTAATATCACAATCACTCGGCAGTGCTCTGAAATTAATATCAATCACGTCGAGCAAAGGTTGCGTGGCTTTATTCTGACGGATCCGCCAGAACAACCACAGTAAGCGGAAATACAGATTCATGTTATTGGTCCAACCAGTTAGCATAAAACTCGAGTTTAGCACAGCCGGATTTCACAACAAGCAGGAATTAATCTCCCTCGGCATGCACAACTTGCGAAAACTGCGTTTGTGCATTAACTTTTATGCAAGACTAACAAGAGTGTAACTTGATGAAATGTATAACCAAGCTAGTGTATTTATTGACCTTGTTCAGTGCAGGACATGCCTGGGCTGATTTTGATTTGCCTGGCAAAGGTCAGCTGCTTTACCCCACCGGCATAGAAAAAGACTTTAACTTTGGGTTTGGCTGGCAAAGTGATGCTCAAAAATTTCGCATTGGCGATAATAGCTATGATATGGCTCAGTTGCCCGAATCTTACTCTGTTGCCATTACACTGAGCAAAGATGATTCTAAGGTCTGGATCCAGGAGTTTAACCCTGGTTTTATCGAAGGGTTCAGCTGGCAGCTTGGCGATCACAAGCTTGAGCTATTTAAAAAGCAGTTTATGAGCCCCGTAAAAGGTGACTATGTGTTGCGCCTGGATGATATTGACTACTTTCTGGTACGCAACAACATCAGTGTCACCATCAAGTTTACCGAGCAAGGTATTGATAACATCAAGTTAGACGGTGTGACCAAAAACATGGGCACTAAAAAATAAGGGGACCAACTGTCCCCCCACTTTATACTTTCACTGTTTTTCTGTTAATACCGTACTCTCTGAGCTTATTTGCTACTGCGGTATGACTTAACCCTAATCGTTTGGCCAGTTGGCGTGAGCTCGGATAGGCAGGGTAAAGTTTACGCAGTAATGTTGCTTCAAAACGCTTGACCGCCTGCTCCAGTGTTCCTTCAAAGTCCGACTCCAAATAGCCCAGATCGTGAGTGAAGGTTGGTAACTGAAGATGTTCTATACGAAGCTCATTGTCATCAAGCATAGACACTGCACGATAAATGGCATTTTCCAGTTGTCTGACATTACCCGGCCATGGGTATTGTTCCAGAAACTGCAGGCACTCCTCATCCAGCGCCGGTGTTGCATGGCCACTTTGCTGTGCATATTTTTGAATAAAGTGCTCTGCAAGTGATTTAATGTCGGCTTTGCGATCACGCAAAGGCGCGATTTCCAGTGTTAAAACGTTGATGCGATAGTACAGGTCTTCACGGAAGCTGCCTTCTTGCACCATTGCAGGAAGATCTTTTTGCGTTGCAGCAATGATGCGCACATTGACCTTTACTTCATTCTCATCACCTACTTTTCGGAATGTGCCATCTTGTAAAAAGCGCAGCAATTTGGTTTGTAACTGAGTCGACATTTCACCGACTTCATCAAGGAATACCGTACCTCCATCAGCCTGCTCCAGCACGCCTCGTTTAGGCGCACTGTTTTCTTCGTAGCCGGCATAGCCAAATAACTCCGATTCGGCGACGTCATCAGGCAAAGAGGCGCACGACAGCGCAATAAAAGGCTTTAAAGAGCGATTAGACGCGTAGTGACAGGCCCGGGCCAGTAGCTCTTTACCCGTTCCCGTTTCACCGGTAATTAAAATTGGGGCTTCAAGCTGCGCCATTTTTCGCGCTTCGCGCACTACTCGTCGCATCGCGGTACTCTGGCTATGGATGGCTGCAAAACTCTCCTGCCCGTAGCGACGAAACGCGCTAACCTGCTGGCCCAGTCGGCTTTGTGATTTAATATTTATGACCGCCCCTGCCAGCACATCTCCTTCAGGACCTT is a window of Pseudoalteromonas sp. R3 DNA encoding:
- the tyrR gene encoding transcriptional regulator TyrR — protein: MRLEIHCADRIGIAQEILNILVKYRVDLKGIEVDSVNCRMYVSFPPIEFEQFQKIMPEIRLIDGVEDVRTTAFLPSEREHNELNTLLSALPDGVISIDAKGWVRHCNDAACRDLNQPEPEIMGANINNLLKGFNFTRWLEGKDVLGQTTRVEVGGEDFIADILPISVPQGPEGDVLAGAVINIKSQSRLGQQVSAFRRYGQESFAAIHSQSTAMRRVVREARKMAQLEAPILITGETGTGKELLARACHYASNRSLKPFIALSCASLPDDVAESELFGYAGYEENSAPKRGVLEQADGGTVFLDEVGEMSTQLQTKLLRFLQDGTFRKVGDENEVKVNVRIIAATQKDLPAMVQEGSFREDLYYRINVLTLEIAPLRDRKADIKSLAEHFIQKYAQQSGHATPALDEECLQFLEQYPWPGNVRQLENAIYRAVSMLDDNELRIEHLQLPTFTHDLGYLESDFEGTLEQAVKRFEATLLRKLYPAYPSSRQLAKRLGLSHTAVANKLREYGINRKTVKV
- a CDS encoding thioesterase family protein, giving the protein MNLYFRLLWLFWRIRQNKATQPLLDVIDINFRALPSDCDINLHLTNSRYLAMMDLARTWMTERVGLFSAIMKRRWFPIVNATAITYIRDIKPLQEFTVSTRLVGWDHKYFYIEQKFHSERGLHAIAYVRGVFKSRQGVISVEEMLEVAGFTGEAPILPEEVVHWKEMLERKKARNSKVA